The DNA region CCACCTTCGGCCGCGGCCCAGAGGCCCGAGAGGCTGGGGCTCGTGAAGACCAATCGCCAGGGCAGACCGCGAGCGTCCAGGGCAGACACGGCCGCAGACCGGAACGTACACGGCGGCGCGAAGGCCGCGAAGGGAACGGGCTCCCGGCCGAAGCCCGCGAGACCCGGCCAGTCCGGCTGGCCGATCCAGTGGATCGGCACTTCCGCAATCCGCCGCGCGTGAGGGGCACCGCCGCCGTCTCCCCAGACCAGCGCTACGTCGAGTTCGCCCTTCAGGACCTTCTCGATGAGCTGCGCACCGAGCCCGACCTGCACCTCGATGCGCACCCGCGGATAGGTCCTCGAGAACCGCTTGAGCACGGCCGGGAGCCAGCTCTCGGCGAAGTCCTGCGCGAGGCCCAGCCGCGCCCAGCCTTCCAGTTCCGTTCCGCGCAGACGGTCGACCGCCTCGTCGTTGAGCTCCAAGAGCCGCTTCGCGTACCCGAACATGCTCTCGCCGGCGGCCGTCAGCGCGAGGCCGCGTCCGGCCTTCTGCACCAGCGGCTGGCCGACCTGCTCCTCCAGCTTCCGGAGCTGCGTGCTGACGGCGGATTGCGACCGTCCCAGCCGCTCGGCCGCGCGGGCGAAGCTACCGAGCTCGAACCCTGTCACGAAGGTTCGGAGCACGTCCATGTCCAGGTTCGTGCGCGCCGCCATTGTTCGGTTTAGCGAAAGATTCAAATTCGGAATTTCAAATTTTCCGGACAATCATGGGCAGGTAGTCAGGAGGCGTCAAGCCGGTCAGATCGCGCCGCAAGACTTCGCTGGAGATCGCCATCCATGCCTCTCGTTCGGATCTCGCTCATCAAGGGCAAGTCATCGGGTCATATCCGCGCCATCTCGGACGGCGTCCATCGCGGACTGCGCGACGCCTACGGTGTGCCGGCCGACGACCGCTTCCATCTCATCCACCAGCATGCGCCGGACGAGCTGATCTACGATTCCGACTATCTCGGGCAACACCGCACCGACGATGTGGTGATCATCAACATCATCGCGGGGAACTGGCGGGACACGGCGCAGAAGAAGGAGCTCTACAGGGCGATCACCGACAACCTCGTCGCCAGTCCCGGCCTTCGTCCGGAAGACGTGCTGATCGTCCTGTCGCCGAACGCCCGCGACGAGTGGTCCTTCGGCAACGGCCTGGCGTCCTACGTCAAGGACGACGCGGACTGAGCTGCCCGGGGTGGCGCGAGCTCTCTACGAGGAATGCCGTCCCACTGGCTGAACGTCGGCGGTCTACGCCGGGACCGCCGCCGAGCCGGTAGATGCCGCGGTCGAGATCGCGCCGGTGACCACACCGCAGACCGTTGCGGCGCGGAACGTCGCCTTGTCACCAGGGACGATCCCGCGTCGCCGGATCGTAGAGGGTCGCGCGCCGACGTCGTGATCGCCCCGTTCGCCGCCCGCTACGGACTGGAGCGCTGTCCACCCATCTCTACGGCTGCACCGACGGGCTCCGCGCGATTCAACAACCGAACATTTCAGAGCCGCTGCCGGCGCAGGCGCCAGGCTCGCGATCTTGCAGAAGATCTAGTCGCGTCGGGCGAGCCATCGCGACCGATGGCTCGCCCGACCGCTTCAGGCCCGCGCTGTCAGAGGCTCACGAGCACCCGGTCGTCGAGCCGCAGGTGTCGCACTTCAGGCAGGTGCCGTTGCGGACCAGCGTGAAGTTCGCGCATTCCGGGCAGGCCTCCCCGACATAGCCCTTCATCTTCGCCTCGGCCCGCCGGTCGGCGACGCTCCGCTCGGCTTTGGCGAAGGGGAGGGTGTCGGCGATCGTCTCGGCCTGACCGGCCACCGCCGGCTCCGCCTTCAGCGCCGCGCTGCCGCGGATCGCGTGGACCGTGCCGCCGGCCGGGGCCGACTGTCCGGCACTCGCCGCACCCACGCCGAGGCTGGCGCCGGCCGGGCCGCCCTGGATCAGGGTCAGACGGTCGGCCGAGCCGCGGAGCAGGCCGCGGGAGACGACCGAGGAGGCCGGCGCGGGCTTGGGACCCTCGCGGGTCGTGTCCCCGCTCTCGCCGCCGCCGATCACCGTGCCACCGATCTCGGCCGGGCTCACATGGGCGAGGTCGGCGCGGCCGAGATACGAGACCGCCAGCTCGCGGAACACGTAGTCGAGGAGCGAGGTCGCGTTCTTGATCGCGTCGTTGCCCTGGACGAAGCCCGCCGGCTCGAACCGCGTGAAGGTGAAGGCCTCCACGTACTCCTCCAGCGGCACGCCGTATTGGAGGCCGAGCGAGATCGCGATGGCGAAGTTGTTCATCAGGCTCCGGAAGGTCGCACCCTCCTTGTGCATGTCGATGAAGATCTCGCCGAGGCGGCCGTCGTCGTACTCGCCGGTGCGCAGGTAGACCTTGTGGCCGCCCACAACCGCCTTCTGGGTGTAGCCCTTGCGGCGGGTCGGCAGCTTCTCGCGGGAGCGGATCCGCTCGACGCGCTCGATGACGCGCTCGACGATCTTCTCCGCGGCGGCGGCGGCCTTGGCGGCGGCCGGCGCCTGGATCAGGGCCTCGATCCCCTCATCCGCCTCGTCGTCCTCCTCCGAGATGAGGGCGGCGTTGAGCGGCTGCGAGAGCTTCGAGCCGTCGCGGTAGAGGGCGTTCGCCTTGAGGGCGAGGCGCCAGGACAGCAGGTAGGCCGCCTTGCAATCCTCGACCGTGGCGTCGTTCGGCATGTTGATGGTCTTGGAGATCGCCCCCGAGATGAAGGGCTGCGCCGCCGCCATCATGCGGATGTGGCTGTCGACCGAGAGGTAGCGCTTGCCGATCCGGCCGCACGGGTTGGCGCAGTCGAAGACCGGGTAATGCTCGAGCTTGAGGCCGGGCGCACCCTCCAGCGTCATCGCCCCGCAGATATGGGTGTTGGCAGCCTCGATCTCCTTCTTGGTGAAGCCGAGGAAGGGCAGCAGCTCGAAGGTCGGGTCCGACAGTTTATCGGCGGGAACCTTCAGGGATTGCGTGAGGAAATCGTCACCCAGCGTCCAGCGGTTGAACACGAACTTGATGTCGAAGGCCGACTTCAAGCCCTTCTCCACCGCCGCGATCTTGTCGTCGGTGAAGCCCTTTGCGCGGAGCGTCGTCGGGTTGATGCCCGGCGCCTGGCCCATCGAGCCGTGGCCGACCGCGTAGGCCTCGATCTCGGCGATCTCGGATTCGCGGTAGCCGAGCGCTCGCAGGGCGTCCGGGGCGGCCTGGTTGATGATCTTGAAGTAGCCGCCGCCGGCGAGCTTCTTGAACTTCACCAGGGCGAAGTCGGGCTCGATGCCGGTGGTGTCGCAATCCATCACGAGGCCGATCGTGCCGGTGGGCGCGATCACGGTGGCCTGGGCGTTGCGGTAGCCGTGCTCCTCGCCGAGCTTCAGCGCCCGGTCCCAGGCTGCGCGGGCATGGTCGCCCAGATCGGCCTGCGGGATGTTGTCGTGGTCGAGGGCGACCGGTGCGACGTTCAGGAACTCGTAGCCCCCGGCCTCGCCGTGGGCGGCCCGGCGATGGTTGCGGATGACCCGCAGCATCGCGTCGGCGTTCTCGTCGTAGGACGGGAAGGTGCCGAGCTCAGCCGCCATCTCGGCCGAGGTGGCGTAGGCGACGCCGGTCATGATCGCCGTGAGGGCGCCGGCCAGAGCCCGGCCCGCGTCGGAATCGTAGGGCAGGCCCATGGTCATCAGCAGGCCGCCGATAT from Methylobacterium sp. NMS14P includes:
- a CDS encoding LysR substrate-binding domain-containing protein, whose translation is MAARTNLDMDVLRTFVTGFELGSFARAAERLGRSQSAVSTQLRKLEEQVGQPLVQKAGRGLALTAAGESMFGYAKRLLELNDEAVDRLRGTELEGWARLGLAQDFAESWLPAVLKRFSRTYPRVRIEVQVGLGAQLIEKVLKGELDVALVWGDGGGAPHARRIAEVPIHWIGQPDWPGLAGFGREPVPFAAFAPPCTFRSAAVSALDARGLPWRLVFTSPSLSGLWAAAEGGLGITARTAVSLPKTLSVLDPAATGLPPLPNAPLTLHQAEAELSPAVARLTDIFVETIREHVA
- a CDS encoding tautomerase family protein, whose translation is MPLVRISLIKGKSSGHIRAISDGVHRGLRDAYGVPADDRFHLIHQHAPDELIYDSDYLGQHRTDDVVIINIIAGNWRDTAQKKELYRAITDNLVASPGLRPEDVLIVLSPNARDEWSFGNGLASYVKDDAD
- a CDS encoding vitamin B12-dependent ribonucleotide reductase, whose translation is MRFERRYTTAGQSPYAGIPFRKALSEIRNPDGSVVFRLDGIDVPESWSQVASDVLAQKYFRKAGVPARLRKVEENAVPSFLWRSIPDDAALAEIPEDERFVSEASATQVFDRLAGCWTYWGWKGGYFSSEEDASAFMDELRFMLARQMVAPNSPQWFNTGLHWAYGIDGPSQGHYYCDPQTGVLTKSASAYEHPQPHACFIQSVQDDLVNDGGIMDLWVREARLFKYGSGTGSNFSMLRSENEKLGGGGKSSGLMSFLKIGDRAAGAIKSGGTTRRAAKMVIVDIDHPDIEAFIDWKVKEEQKVAALVTGSKVVSKHLTLVMKACTQCEAEGDACFDPERNPALKREIRAARRASVPDSYIKRVVQFARQGFTKIEFPVYDTDWDSEAYLTVAGQNSNNSVSLTDDFLRAVEADADWQLTARTTGKVTKTLKARDLWERIGEAAWASADPGLHFNTTMNDWHTCPAGGRIRASNPCSEYMFLDDTACNLASANLLTMYDRDTKRFDVEAFEHLNRLWTVVLEISVMMAQFPSKEIAELSYRYRTLGLGYANIGGLLMTMGLPYDSDAGRALAGALTAIMTGVAYATSAEMAAELGTFPSYDENADAMLRVIRNHRRAAHGEAGGYEFLNVAPVALDHDNIPQADLGDHARAAWDRALKLGEEHGYRNAQATVIAPTGTIGLVMDCDTTGIEPDFALVKFKKLAGGGYFKIINQAAPDALRALGYRESEIAEIEAYAVGHGSMGQAPGINPTTLRAKGFTDDKIAAVEKGLKSAFDIKFVFNRWTLGDDFLTQSLKVPADKLSDPTFELLPFLGFTKKEIEAANTHICGAMTLEGAPGLKLEHYPVFDCANPCGRIGKRYLSVDSHIRMMAAAQPFISGAISKTINMPNDATVEDCKAAYLLSWRLALKANALYRDGSKLSQPLNAALISEEDDEADEGIEALIQAPAAAKAAAAAEKIVERVIERVERIRSREKLPTRRKGYTQKAVVGGHKVYLRTGEYDDGRLGEIFIDMHKEGATFRSLMNNFAIAISLGLQYGVPLEEYVEAFTFTRFEPAGFVQGNDAIKNATSLLDYVFRELAVSYLGRADLAHVSPAEIGGTVIGGGESGDTTREGPKPAPASSVVSRGLLRGSADRLTLIQGGPAGASLGVGAASAGQSAPAGGTVHAIRGSAALKAEPAVAGQAETIADTLPFAKAERSVADRRAEAKMKGYVGEACPECANFTLVRNGTCLKCDTCGSTTGCS